A single genomic interval of Candidatus Jordarchaeales archaeon harbors:
- a CDS encoding TIGR00300 family protein, with protein MSEVEIELKGHIIDSLILPKVFATIYDLDGEFEILEFRIGRTKNEHSYARILIKGKNEEHLNIILKEVQKIGAVLVKEIEDVKLAPAPSDGVLPDNFYSTTSNPTYIRLGGKWVECQDIEMDKVIVVKDGVPVCIPMRKVKKGDLVVLNGSGIKVVPPERSRKKEIFRFMSSDVSSEKPTITLVKMLAREMYLMKKVRKEKIVVVAGPAVVHSGASNALAKLIRMGYVDALLSGNALAVHDIEKSLYGTSLGVNIETLESYEGGHRHHLMAINEVRKHGSIKNLVEAGVLKEGIMYECIVNNVPFVLAGSIRDDGPLPEVITDVLEAQDAMRKCLRGTKLVLMLATMLHSIAVGNMLPSTVKVVCVDMNPSTVIKLTDRGTYALGIVSDVGTFLPRLVQELENIEKEVSTEKFTSQTFSEKKAG; from the coding sequence GTGAGTGAAGTAGAAATTGAGCTTAAAGGCCACATAATCGACTCGCTCATTCTACCTAAAGTTTTTGCAACAATATATGATTTAGATGGTGAGTTCGAAATTCTAGAGTTCAGAATTGGAAGAACGAAAAACGAACATTCGTACGCCAGAATTCTCATTAAAGGAAAAAATGAAGAACACCTTAACATTATTTTGAAAGAGGTGCAAAAAATCGGTGCAGTTCTTGTTAAAGAAATAGAAGATGTTAAACTAGCACCCGCACCAAGCGATGGAGTGCTCCCAGATAATTTTTATTCAACAACAAGTAATCCAACCTATATTCGCCTAGGAGGAAAATGGGTTGAGTGTCAGGACATAGAGATGGACAAAGTTATTGTCGTGAAAGATGGAGTGCCTGTATGCATTCCCATGAGGAAAGTTAAGAAAGGAGACTTGGTGGTGCTAAACGGGTCAGGGATAAAGGTGGTGCCTCCTGAAAGATCTAGAAAAAAGGAGATATTTAGATTCATGAGCAGTGATGTCTCCTCTGAGAAGCCAACAATAACCCTAGTCAAGATGTTGGCGAGGGAAATGTACCTCATGAAGAAAGTAAGAAAAGAAAAGATAGTCGTAGTGGCTGGTCCAGCTGTAGTTCATTCCGGTGCTTCAAATGCACTAGCTAAGCTTATAAGAATGGGATACGTTGATGCGCTACTTTCGGGAAACGCGCTAGCTGTGCACGACATTGAAAAAAGCCTTTATGGTACATCTTTAGGAGTGAATATTGAAACGCTTGAAAGTTATGAAGGAGGGCACAGGCACCACTTAATGGCCATAAATGAAGTCAGGAAGCATGGTTCAATAAAGAACCTCGTAGAAGCCGGAGTGCTCAAGGAAGGAATAATGTACGAGTGCATAGTTAACAATGTACCATTTGTTCTCGCAGGCTCTATACGTGACGACGGACCCCTTCCTGAGGTTATAACAGATGTACTTGAGGCACAGGATGCTATGCGAAAATGCCTGAGAGGAACGAAACTAGTATTAATGCTGGCTACGATGCTTCACTCAATAGCTGTCGGTAACATGTTGCCTTCAACGGTAAAAGTAGTTTGTGTGGACATGAATCCTAGTACCGTGATAAAATTGACAGACAGGGGGACATATGCGCTAGGTATAGTGAGTGACGTGGGAACATTCCTCCCGCGATTAGTTCAAGAACTAGAAAACATAGAGAAAGAGGTGAGCACAGAAAAATTTACAAGTCAAACCTTCTCGGAAAAGAAGGCAGGATGA
- the xylB gene encoding xylulokinase — MEYLVAIDAGTIGCRTIVFDENGREIGRAYEEYPSLYPYPTWVEQRPDDWWRAVCNTVKGAISRAKIKAEEIAGISVTNQRETIVPVDENGKPLRNAIVWQDRRTIEECRKIKEVLGSEKVYEITGLTVDPYFSAPKILWIKENEKEIFDKTYKFMLVHDYILMKLTGEFVTDWSNASRTMLFNIKEFKWSREICDALEIPLEKLPRAEAPAKKIGEVTREASEATGLAVGTPVVTGGGDQQCGAVGIGVVREGRVKATTGTGTFILAYSGKPVLDKKMRVLCSCHADPGKWVVEASIFTTGSIYRWFRDQLGHVEKVVAEILGEDPYNILNKEAEAVPPGSGGILVLPHFIGAGAPYWNPNSRGVIFGLALGHTRKHLIRALMEGVCFEIRKNIEVMREVGISINEMRITGGATRSDLWNQIQADIYNLPIVIGAVEEATALGAAILAGVGVGVYKSISEAAERAVKIKEVKKPDATKRKVYDSLYSLHVELYEALNSRGLFEKLAKVAELM, encoded by the coding sequence GTGGAGTACCTAGTCGCCATAGATGCAGGAACAATTGGTTGCAGAACAATAGTTTTTGATGAAAACGGAAGAGAGATTGGTAGAGCATATGAGGAGTACCCCAGTTTATACCCATACCCAACATGGGTTGAGCAAAGACCTGACGATTGGTGGAGAGCTGTATGCAACACAGTAAAGGGAGCGATATCTAGAGCCAAAATAAAAGCCGAGGAAATAGCTGGAATAAGTGTAACTAACCAAAGAGAGACCATTGTTCCAGTAGACGAGAACGGGAAGCCGTTAAGGAACGCGATAGTTTGGCAGGACAGAAGAACGATTGAGGAGTGCAGGAAAATAAAGGAAGTCCTTGGAAGCGAAAAAGTTTACGAAATAACAGGATTAACTGTCGATCCATATTTCTCAGCTCCGAAGATACTTTGGATAAAAGAGAACGAGAAAGAAATTTTCGATAAAACTTACAAGTTCATGCTGGTACACGATTACATTTTAATGAAACTGACTGGGGAGTTTGTCACAGACTGGTCTAATGCGTCAAGGACCATGCTTTTCAACATAAAGGAATTTAAGTGGTCCAGAGAAATTTGCGACGCTCTAGAGATACCGCTAGAAAAACTTCCAAGAGCAGAAGCACCTGCAAAGAAAATAGGGGAAGTAACTAGAGAGGCGAGTGAGGCAACCGGGCTGGCTGTAGGGACCCCTGTTGTTACGGGAGGGGGAGACCAGCAGTGTGGTGCTGTAGGCATAGGAGTCGTGAGGGAAGGAAGAGTAAAAGCTACAACTGGAACTGGAACCTTCATTTTGGCGTATTCTGGTAAGCCTGTTTTAGATAAGAAAATGAGGGTGCTCTGTAGCTGCCATGCAGATCCCGGCAAATGGGTAGTTGAGGCAAGTATTTTCACTACAGGGTCAATATACAGGTGGTTTAGAGACCAGCTTGGACATGTTGAAAAAGTCGTAGCGGAAATACTCGGCGAAGACCCGTATAACATTCTTAACAAGGAGGCTGAGGCAGTGCCACCCGGCTCTGGGGGAATACTTGTTCTCCCGCACTTCATAGGAGCCGGAGCGCCATACTGGAATCCGAACTCGAGAGGGGTAATATTCGGCCTAGCGTTAGGACACACAAGAAAACACTTGATAAGAGCACTAATGGAGGGAGTGTGCTTCGAAATAAGAAAAAACATCGAAGTGATGAGGGAAGTAGGAATCTCTATTAACGAAATGAGGATTACTGGAGGGGCCACACGAAGCGACCTCTGGAACCAAATTCAAGCAGACATTTATAACTTACCAATTGTAATAGGGGCCGTTGAGGAGGCTACAGCACTTGGAGCAGCAATATTGGCAGGAGTTGGAGTAGGAGTGTATAAGTCGATTTCTGAAGCGGCAGAGAGAGCAGTTAAAATAAAGGAGGTTAAAAAACCCGATGCAACAAAGCGAAAGGTATACGATAGCTTATATAGCTTGCATGTAGAACTATACGAAGCATTAAACAGTAGAGGACTCTTCGAAAAACTAGCTAAAGTAGCTGAGCTGATGTAA